A genome region from Ottowia testudinis includes the following:
- a CDS encoding porin gives MKKSLIALAVLGASGVAMAQSSVTLYGVADAGVGKVKYGAPAGNDANGKNQFIANSTMNNGNSRVGVRGVEDLGGGLKAGFNFETGLDLDNGNADAVFWQRNANMWLGGNWGTVKLGRTLNPTFYGIAAWELTGTANYSVVANTYSFAGAGPRNNSQLSYKTPDMGGFSAEVGYILKSDNADRAKWDLNLIYANGPIGVGLSANKTKGINTNYSLGAKYSFSNFALAASYTNANNAANLRRRGFGIGGSATFGAFALTVDLTRDTKNEWTGKKYTNGVVEGKYALSKRTFVYGAFLRLDGTNNYGIGVRHNF, from the coding sequence TCCGGTGTCGCGATGGCCCAATCTTCCGTGACGCTGTACGGCGTGGCTGATGCTGGTGTTGGTAAAGTCAAGTACGGTGCCCCAGCTGGCAACGATGCCAATGGCAAGAATCAATTCATCGCCAACAGCACCATGAACAACGGCAACAGCCGTGTTGGCGTGCGTGGTGTTGAGGATCTGGGTGGCGGCCTCAAGGCTGGTTTCAACTTCGAAACCGGATTGGATCTGGACAACGGCAATGCTGACGCAGTGTTCTGGCAGCGCAATGCCAACATGTGGCTCGGTGGCAACTGGGGTACCGTTAAGCTGGGCCGCACGCTGAACCCGACGTTCTACGGCATCGCCGCTTGGGAATTGACCGGAACCGCTAACTATTCGGTGGTTGCTAACACCTACAGCTTCGCTGGTGCAGGCCCGCGTAACAACAGCCAGCTGAGCTACAAGACGCCTGACATGGGTGGCTTCTCTGCTGAAGTGGGCTACATTCTGAAGTCTGACAACGCCGACCGCGCCAAGTGGGACTTGAACCTGATCTACGCAAATGGCCCGATCGGCGTCGGTCTGTCTGCCAACAAGACCAAGGGCATCAACACCAACTACTCCCTGGGTGCCAAGTACAGCTTCAGCAACTTCGCTCTGGCTGCTTCTTACACCAACGCCAACAACGCGGCCAATCTGCGTCGTCGTGGCTTTGGCATCGGCGGTTCTGCCACTTTCGGTGCGTTCGCTCTGACGGTGGACCTGACCCGCGACACCAAGAACGAGTGGACGGGCAAGAAGTACACCAACGGTGTGGTGGAAGGCAAGTACGCGCTGTCCAAGCGCACCTTCGTCTACGGCGCCTTCCTGCGCCTGGATGGCACCAACAACTACGGCATCGGCGTGCGTCACAACTTCTGA